From a region of the Nitrososphaerales archaeon genome:
- a CDS encoding CoA-binding protein: protein MRRETFDDEWIEETYSQMKYIIEPKSVAIVGATDVRGKVGEAVTRNALTSGYHGRIYLINPNRDTIFGRKSYPSIKDIDEKIDLVEVIVPAERVIEVIDEAARKGAKGAIVVSAGFAEVGNKNLQDELVKVGRENNVRIIGPNCFGIINTEINLDLTFTFTRALKGSISFISQSGAMCCGVLDYASQQEVGFSKFINLGNKCDVDEADILAYLMKDQQTNVIAMYIEEVKEGRKLIEVARLVTKKKPVVAIKSGVSEAGSRAAMSHTGSMAGSDEVIRGAFKQARIIRVDDVEELLDIVVAFSYQLVMKGRNVAIVSNAGGLGVMVADWCSKFGLNIPAFSKELKEKLYTYLPRIASCNNPVDMTGSADYDYYSKVLEVISNEESIDGIICIYVSQGIVTSDGPARAVVEISKKSKKPILAFWMGGVSIIEGLRILKEGKIPSYSSPARVARVMSALSDYGRYIS from the coding sequence TTGAGAAGAGAGACTTTCGATGATGAATGGATCGAGGAGACTTATTCACAGATGAAGTACATTATTGAGCCGAAGTCTGTAGCGATCGTAGGAGCTACAGATGTGAGAGGTAAGGTAGGTGAGGCGGTTACACGAAATGCACTTACTAGTGGTTATCATGGGAGAATATATCTCATAAATCCAAATCGCGATACAATATTCGGTAGAAAATCATATCCAAGTATCAAAGATATAGATGAAAAGATCGATCTGGTCGAAGTGATCGTGCCAGCGGAAAGAGTGATCGAGGTTATAGATGAAGCTGCAAGAAAGGGCGCTAAAGGAGCAATTGTAGTATCGGCGGGATTTGCCGAGGTGGGGAATAAAAATTTACAGGATGAGTTGGTTAAAGTCGGTAGAGAGAATAATGTTAGAATCATTGGACCAAATTGCTTTGGAATCATCAATACAGAAATCAATTTAGATCTCACATTTACTTTTACGAGGGCTCTAAAGGGATCGATTTCATTCATCTCTCAAAGTGGTGCGATGTGCTGTGGTGTATTGGATTATGCATCACAACAAGAAGTCGGATTCTCCAAATTTATCAATCTTGGCAATAAATGTGATGTGGATGAAGCTGACATACTCGCTTACTTGATGAAGGACCAACAGACCAATGTTATAGCTATGTATATTGAGGAAGTAAAAGAGGGTAGAAAGTTGATCGAGGTTGCGAGGCTCGTTACGAAGAAGAAGCCAGTTGTAGCGATAAAGTCTGGTGTGAGTGAAGCTGGCTCAAGGGCTGCCATGTCACACACAGGCTCTATGGCGGGCTCTGATGAGGTGATCAGGGGTGCTTTTAAGCAGGCACGTATAATCCGTGTAGATGATGTAGAGGAGTTGCTCGATATAGTAGTAGCATTTTCATATCAACTGGTGATGAAAGGTAGGAATGTAGCGATAGTGAGTAACGCTGGTGGGCTCGGTGTGATGGTTGCCGATTGGTGCTCCAAATTTGGTTTGAATATCCCAGCATTTTCAAAAGAGTTAAAGGAGAAGCTTTACACATACTTACCACGTATCGCCTCCTGTAATAACCCCGTAGATATGACTGGAAGTGCAGATTATGATTATTATTCGAAGGTATTAGAGGTTATATCGAATGAAGAATCTATAGATGGGATAATCTGCATATATGTTTCACAAGGTATAGTAACATCGGATGGACCGGCTAGGGCTGTTGTGGAAATATCTAAGAAGTCCAAAAAGCCGATACTGGCCTTCTGGATGGGTGGTGTGAGTATAATCGAGGGTTTAAGGATATTGAAGGAGGGTAAGATTCCATCATATTCATCACCGGCAAGGGTTGCGAGGGTGATGTCGGCATTGAGCGATTATGGAAGGTACATATCTTAA
- a CDS encoding iron-sulfur cluster assembly scaffold protein has product MSSRVPLTYGKKVLELFRNPKNLGKIEDANASALAGSLACGDMIAIYLKVDELNEKIIDAKFESYGCAANIAAASILTEMVKGKGLKDAWRISWRDISDELGGLPSVKYHCGILAVGALRRAIRAYYANKHSEWLPKDLTQEERHALEEEKLMEVLAKRVQRSLSNE; this is encoded by the coding sequence TTGTCGAGTAGAGTTCCTTTAACGTATGGAAAGAAAGTCCTCGAATTATTTAGGAATCCGAAGAATCTCGGTAAGATAGAGGATGCTAACGCTTCAGCATTGGCTGGCAGCCTGGCGTGTGGAGATATGATCGCAATATACTTAAAGGTTGATGAATTGAATGAGAAGATCATCGATGCCAAATTTGAGAGTTATGGTTGTGCAGCGAATATAGCTGCAGCGAGCATATTGACTGAGATGGTTAAGGGGAAGGGTTTAAAAGATGCGTGGAGAATCTCTTGGAGAGATATATCGGATGAACTCGGTGGTTTACCATCGGTCAAATACCATTGTGGTATACTCGCTGTTGGAGCGCTTAGAAGGGCTATAAGGGCATATTATGCGAATAAACACTCAGAGTGGCTTCCAAAGGATCTCACACAGGAGGAAAGGCACGCATTAGAGGAAGAGAAGTTGATGGAAGTTCTAGCAAAAAGGGTACAGAGATCTTTGAGTAACGAATGA
- the cas6 gene encoding CRISPR system precrRNA processing endoribonuclease RAMP protein Cas6 → MSTISSFIFRLLVEQPVTFQSFSGFAACGIFYNLVRSIDESFAESLHSSKKLAPWSSTPFLIEFPPPSKIVYRTLPAPSLVNVSFSIVDEKLSEIFKEAILKPELYVDLIDVKTKVVGVSVNTYRFSDLLLNAEPLPERFAVKFLTPTSFRRSIYDCCPDCPHYINYTHMVREGQRMGGPCEYAVRCRGVNVPLPIPSLMFRNLVRLWSAFSDAHLDTSKVLRWVENAIVIAGYPKPGIRTVRVYEHPTTSKWITGFMGLVRFAIREEMYREKYAKVAAALLKMAEITNTGVRRTAGLGMIKYVTPKKAES, encoded by the coding sequence TTGTCGACCATATCTTCCTTCATCTTTAGGCTACTCGTTGAGCAGCCCGTTACATTCCAAAGCTTCTCCGGTTTTGCTGCCTGTGGTATATTTTACAATCTGGTCAGATCTATCGATGAAAGCTTCGCTGAAAGCTTGCACTCATCGAAGAAGTTGGCACCTTGGTCATCGACACCATTCCTTATAGAATTCCCACCTCCCTCTAAGATCGTCTATCGCACACTCCCAGCACCCTCACTCGTCAATGTTTCCTTTTCGATCGTCGATGAAAAACTCTCTGAAATCTTTAAAGAGGCGATTCTCAAGCCCGAATTGTACGTAGATTTGATCGATGTGAAGACGAAGGTCGTGGGTGTATCTGTCAATACCTACAGATTCTCCGATCTACTGTTAAATGCTGAACCATTGCCCGAAAGGTTCGCTGTAAAGTTTCTAACGCCCACGAGCTTTAGGCGCTCCATCTACGATTGCTGCCCAGACTGTCCACACTATATCAACTATACACATATGGTTAGGGAAGGGCAGAGGATGGGTGGGCCTTGTGAATATGCTGTTCGGTGCAGAGGTGTAAATGTACCATTACCGATACCATCGTTGATGTTCAGGAACCTCGTCAGATTATGGTCGGCATTCTCTGATGCACATCTCGACACATCGAAAGTGCTGAGATGGGTCGAAAACGCTATAGTGATCGCGGGATATCCGAAGCCGGGGATAAGGACCGTTCGTGTCTATGAGCACCCCACAACGAGCAAGTGGATAACGGGATTTATGGGCCTGGTAAGATTCGCGATAAGAGAGGAGATGTATAGAGAGAAGTATGCAAAGGTTGCAGCAGCCCTATTGAAGATGGCTGAAATAACAAATACGGGAGTAAGGAGGACGGCGGGCTTGGGTATGATAAAGTATGTTACACCTAAGAAAGCTGAGAGTTAA
- a CDS encoding Lrp/AsnC ligand binding domain-containing protein: protein MLFITFANIESKREKEAYLAVAEKIPKLSGVKGVYLTFGARDVVVLHEGPDLKSGVQMAVKLRNIPGITNTETIVCMDIEEVFAP, encoded by the coding sequence ATGCTCTTCATAACGTTTGCAAATATAGAATCGAAGAGGGAGAAGGAAGCGTATCTAGCTGTAGCTGAGAAGATACCAAAGTTAAGTGGGGTAAAAGGTGTATACTTAACATTTGGAGCGAGGGATGTGGTCGTTTTACATGAAGGGCCAGACCTTAAGAGTGGTGTTCAAATGGCCGTGAAGTTGCGGAATATTCCCGGAATCACGAATACAGAAACGATCGTATGTATGGATATCGAAGAAGTCTTCGCACCATAA